One part of the Algibacter sp. L1A34 genome encodes these proteins:
- a CDS encoding type IX secretion system membrane protein PorP/SprF, protein MKKILVYLLLMVMANAYSQELNLPVFTQHLAENDFVISPTYAGIGDNLRIRANGLTQWVGIKDAPDNQSIYADFRIADRSGVGVSFYNDRNGYTIQTGAKFSFAHHLILDYYSKQYLSFGISLNLNNFRIDIDQFNTTIENPSLDPFITDNRKTSNQNFDVGALYRNHGFFLSFNANNVLAKELEDFRELEPNLLLNYQIYSGYTFSGPKKSGLEFEPSIFYQMFASDKRSATDINLKMRKFSRNEDYYWAGISYRFLNDQLMKPLNIGPMAGFKKSQFYFGYSYQITMNGLSSYNSGTHVITVGFDFLQGISNCPCTQSAVHK, encoded by the coding sequence ATGAAAAAAATATTAGTATATCTGCTTCTTATGGTTATGGCAAATGCTTATAGTCAAGAACTTAATTTACCTGTTTTTACACAACATTTAGCAGAAAATGATTTTGTAATATCTCCAACCTATGCTGGAATTGGTGATAACTTGAGAATTAGAGCCAACGGTTTAACACAGTGGGTAGGTATAAAAGATGCACCAGATAATCAATCTATTTATGCCGATTTTAGAATAGCCGATCGCTCTGGTGTAGGTGTTTCATTTTACAATGATAGAAATGGCTATACTATTCAAACTGGTGCTAAATTTTCATTTGCACATCACCTTATTTTAGATTATTATTCTAAGCAATATTTATCTTTTGGTATTTCTTTAAATCTGAATAATTTCAGAATTGATATTGATCAATTTAACACAACTATTGAGAACCCATCTTTAGATCCCTTTATTACCGATAATAGAAAAACATCAAATCAGAATTTCGATGTTGGTGCGTTATATAGAAATCACGGCTTCTTTTTAAGTTTTAATGCTAATAATGTTCTAGCCAAAGAGCTTGAAGATTTTAGAGAACTAGAACCTAATTTACTTTTAAACTATCAAATATATTCGGGATACACTTTTAGTGGGCCTAAGAAAAGTGGTTTAGAATTTGAGCCTTCCATTTTTTATCAAATGTTTGCAAGTGATAAACGTTCGGCAACCGATATCAACTTAAAAATGCGTAAATTTAGTAGAAACGAAGATTACTATTGGGCAGGAATTTCTTATCGTTTTCTGAATGACCAGTTAATGAAACCATTAAACATTGGACCTATGGCGGGTTTTAAAAAATCGCAATTCTATTTTGGGTATTCTTATCAAATTACAATGAATGGCTTATCATCTTATAACTCAGGAACGCATGTAATAACTGTTGGGTTCGACTTCTTACAAGGTATTAGTAATTGCCCCTGTACGCAAAGTGCTGTGCATAAGTAA
- a CDS encoding MFS transporter, which yields MELRVKQRIALSVYFFLSGICFATWASRIPTIKTFFNLNEAELGTILIAMPVSSLIGLPISGWLVSKFDSRIPLIFAFVCFSISLAMIGFATTTLGLILSISSFAFCLRILNISINTQSITLQKKFEKRVVGAFHGLWSTGGLFGVLYSTIMVKFKVPIHIHLLSIAIFAIFVALATYRYTLKNDKAPSGNKLIVSKPDPYIMCLGLIVFFAAICEGGMFDWSGVYFKEVLKEDVFTYGYLMFMTTMALSRFFSDKLVTRIGVLKTYILSSSLVVIGISMAVLFPKFWTALFGFFLVGFGTAAFFPVTMSLAGNSKKYSPGMAISIITTYAIIGMLIGPPLIGYLAHAFGLRNAFILFIVVGLSFIPVAFGLFKFEEKEA from the coding sequence ATGGAATTACGAGTAAAACAGCGCATTGCTTTAAGCGTTTACTTTTTTTTATCTGGGATTTGTTTTGCAACTTGGGCATCACGAATTCCAACTATAAAAACTTTTTTTAATTTAAATGAAGCGGAACTAGGTACCATACTTATTGCTATGCCAGTAAGTTCCTTGATTGGTTTGCCTATTTCTGGCTGGCTAGTTTCTAAATTCGATAGTCGTATTCCATTAATATTTGCCTTTGTTTGTTTTTCAATATCATTGGCTATGATTGGTTTTGCAACAACCACATTAGGATTGATTTTGTCAATTTCTAGTTTTGCTTTTTGTTTACGAATTTTGAATATTTCGATTAACACACAATCCATTACCTTACAGAAAAAATTTGAAAAGCGGGTAGTAGGAGCTTTTCACGGACTTTGGAGCACAGGTGGCTTGTTTGGTGTGTTATATTCAACTATCATGGTTAAGTTTAAAGTGCCTATCCATATTCATTTATTAAGTATAGCCATTTTTGCAATATTTGTAGCTTTGGCAACCTATAGGTATACTTTAAAAAATGATAAAGCACCTTCTGGAAATAAATTAATAGTAAGCAAGCCTGATCCTTACATTATGTGTTTAGGGTTAATTGTGTTTTTTGCAGCCATTTGCGAAGGTGGTATGTTCGATTGGAGTGGTGTCTATTTTAAAGAAGTTTTAAAAGAAGATGTTTTTACGTATGGCTATTTAATGTTTATGACTACTATGGCGTTGTCTCGTTTCTTCTCAGATAAATTAGTGACAAGAATAGGTGTTTTAAAAACGTATATTTTAAGTAGTTCTTTAGTTGTTATCGGGATATCTATGGCAGTACTATTTCCTAAGTTTTGGACCGCATTATTTGGGTTCTTTTTAGTTGGTTTTGGTACGGCTGCCTTTTTTCCTGTAACGATGTCTTTAGCAGGAAACTCTAAAAAGTATTCGCCAGGTATGGCTATTTCAATTATAACGACTTACGCTATTATAGGTATGCTTATTGGGCCACCGCTAATAGGTTATCTGGCACATGCTTTTGGATTAAGAAATGCCTTTATACTTTTCATTGTTGTTGGTTTATCATTTATTCCTGTAGCTTTTGGTCTTTTTAAATTTGAAGAAAAAGAAGCTTAA
- a CDS encoding glutaminyl-peptide cyclotransferase translates to MKTFKHLIIIFLSTLIIACGSNNGLKKNDFNVITNAEKGNISVNKTLKLSLENKKSHKIDSVSYTLNGKRIENNTALSNFKLGKQTIEATVYYNGEKQSINTSVTILNDESPKIFTYKILNEYPHDITSYTQGLEFYNDTLYESTGQNKESKLRKVDYKTGEILKNINLADEFFGEGLTVLNDKIYQLTWQKGTGFVYDVNTFEKLDSFKYANSKEGWGLTHNEKSIYKSDGTEKIWLLNPETLVEEGYIQVFTNKGKIIGINEMEWIDDNIFANRYQKDGVAIINPKNGAVIGVIDFSPLKKLVTQHEGLDVLNGIAYNPKTKTIFVTGKHWDKLFEVEVMEK, encoded by the coding sequence ATGAAAACATTCAAACACTTAATAATCATATTTTTAAGCACACTAATTATTGCTTGCGGATCTAATAACGGACTAAAAAAAAATGATTTCAACGTTATAACGAACGCTGAAAAAGGGAATATTTCAGTAAATAAGACCTTAAAACTTTCTTTAGAAAATAAAAAAAGTCATAAAATTGATTCTGTTTCCTATACTTTAAACGGTAAGCGAATTGAAAATAATACAGCTTTAAGCAATTTTAAATTAGGTAAACAAACTATTGAAGCTACAGTTTATTATAATGGTGAGAAACAAAGTATAAATACTTCCGTTACTATTTTGAATGATGAATCACCAAAAATATTCACCTATAAAATTTTAAACGAATACCCACACGATATTACATCTTATACACAAGGTTTAGAGTTTTATAATGATACATTATATGAAAGCACTGGCCAAAATAAAGAATCTAAACTTAGAAAAGTAGACTATAAAACAGGAGAAATTCTTAAAAACATCAATTTAGCCGATGAGTTTTTTGGTGAAGGATTAACAGTTTTAAATGATAAAATTTATCAATTAACTTGGCAAAAAGGAACTGGTTTTGTTTACGATGTAAATACATTCGAAAAATTAGACAGCTTTAAATACGCTAATAGTAAAGAAGGTTGGGGTTTAACACATAATGAGAAATCGATTTATAAAAGCGATGGTACCGAAAAAATATGGTTATTAAATCCTGAAACTTTAGTTGAAGAAGGCTACATACAAGTGTTTACCAATAAAGGTAAAATTATTGGTATTAATGAAATGGAATGGATTGATGATAACATTTTCGCTAACCGTTACCAAAAAGATGGTGTAGCTATTATTAACCCAAAAAACGGTGCAGTAATAGGTGTAATCGACTTTTCTCCATTAAAGAAACTAGTAACCCAACACGAAGGTTTAGATGTTTTAAACGGCATTGCTTACAATCCAAAAACTAAAACCATATTTGTTACAGGTAAGCACTGGGATAAATTATTTGAAGTAGAGGTAATGGAAAAATAA
- a CDS encoding SDR family oxidoreductase, whose amino-acid sequence MSKVVLITGGSSGIGKSIGEFLKTNGFIVYGTSRNPEKYKGSKFPILALDVKDNQTIEETVATIIANEGKLDVVINNAGAGITGPIEEIPDVEIKNNFDTNFFGPINVIKAVLPQMRVQNSGLIINVTSIAGYMGLPYRGVYSASKGALELITEAFRMELKDFNIKMTNVAPGDFATNIAAGRYHAPLLENSPYKKPYGETLSLMDSHVDGGSDPNEMAKAVFSIINSKNPKIHYKVGAFMQKFSIVLKRILPDAVYEKMLMNHYKL is encoded by the coding sequence ATGTCTAAAGTTGTATTAATCACAGGAGGTTCTTCGGGAATAGGTAAATCTATTGGCGAGTTTTTAAAAACTAACGGATTTATTGTTTACGGAACCAGTAGAAATCCGGAGAAATACAAGGGTAGTAAATTTCCTATTTTGGCTTTAGATGTAAAGGATAATCAAACTATTGAAGAAACAGTTGCTACAATAATTGCAAATGAAGGCAAGTTAGATGTGGTAATTAATAACGCTGGCGCGGGAATTACAGGTCCAATTGAAGAAATTCCAGATGTTGAAATCAAGAATAATTTCGATACTAATTTTTTCGGACCTATTAATGTAATAAAAGCCGTTTTGCCCCAAATGCGCGTACAAAATTCGGGTTTAATTATTAATGTAACATCTATTGCTGGTTATATGGGGTTACCGTATCGTGGTGTTTATAGTGCGAGTAAAGGCGCCTTAGAATTGATAACAGAAGCGTTTAGAATGGAGTTGAAAGATTTCAATATTAAAATGACTAATGTAGCACCTGGCGATTTTGCAACCAATATTGCTGCAGGACGCTATCATGCACCATTACTAGAAAATTCACCTTACAAAAAACCTTACGGTGAAACTTTAAGTTTAATGGACTCTCATGTTGATGGAGGAAGTGATCCTAATGAAATGGCAAAGGCTGTTTTTAGTATAATAAACTCCAAAAACCCTAAAATACATTATAAAGTTGGTGCGTTTATGCAGAAGTTTTCAATTGTCTTAAAACGAATTCTTCCAGATGCGGTCTATGAAAAAATGCTTATGAATCACTATAAGCTTTAG
- a CDS encoding TlpA family protein disulfide reductase, with protein sequence MRILFSILSITLLISGCKNNAHDLSDGFAYIGGEIVNPIENTIILESRNKIIDTIKLDGRNRFIYKINNLHPGLYTFKHGSEYQMIILEPNDSLLFRLNTFDFDESLVYTGRGAKQNNFLLNEFLENKKTEQAVRRFKALDPEKFTAKLDSIKQAQLAKFKKFKKKNDVSKTFENLILEHINFSYYASKETYPFRSNRTEIEKIYKTLPKDFYAYRKDIDYNNSKLRDFVTYKWFLKSNISNLALNEHLAHCNKFDFKRGRSLCFNLDRLKQIDSLISDKSLKEELLYHYTVKFLSLSHDTKETNTILKNYLAKTENEKGKQMIINYAEAVSKLDKGNKLPPLDIVDYRNNSQELSDIVKGPTVITFWSNMYYDHFKTSHHKLKSLKAKYPEVTFISINIDNYNVNKARRLLQSNGFVSGNEYFFKSPKLASEALAIHPVTKTFIINKNKTISNGNTNIFYSKFEDQLLGLLKK encoded by the coding sequence ATGAGAATATTATTTTCAATATTATCAATTACACTTTTAATATCAGGCTGTAAAAATAACGCTCACGACCTGAGTGATGGCTTTGCATATATTGGAGGGGAAATTGTAAATCCTATTGAAAATACCATTATTTTAGAAAGTAGGAATAAAATTATTGACACTATAAAACTTGACGGTAGAAATAGGTTTATATATAAAATTAATAATTTGCACCCAGGTTTATACACTTTTAAACATGGTAGTGAATATCAAATGATAATTCTTGAACCTAACGACAGTTTACTTTTTAGATTAAACACATTCGATTTTGATGAATCTTTAGTTTACACTGGCCGTGGTGCAAAACAAAATAACTTTTTGTTAAATGAGTTTTTAGAAAACAAAAAGACAGAACAAGCCGTTAGAAGATTTAAAGCACTCGATCCAGAAAAGTTTACTGCTAAATTAGACTCGATAAAACAAGCACAACTTGCTAAATTTAAAAAATTTAAAAAGAAAAATGATGTTAGTAAAACTTTTGAGAATTTAATTTTAGAACATATCAATTTTTCCTACTACGCTAGTAAAGAAACTTATCCTTTTAGAAGCAATAGAACTGAAATTGAAAAAATATATAAAACGCTTCCTAAAGATTTTTATGCCTATAGAAAAGATATTGATTACAATAATTCTAAATTAAGAGACTTTGTTACTTATAAATGGTTTTTAAAATCGAACATAAGTAATTTGGCTTTAAACGAACACTTAGCACATTGTAATAAATTTGATTTTAAAAGAGGTCGTTCGCTTTGTTTTAACTTAGATCGACTTAAACAAATAGATAGTTTAATTTCTGATAAAAGTTTAAAAGAAGAATTACTTTATCATTACACCGTTAAATTTCTTTCGTTAAGTCATGATACGAAAGAAACAAATACCATTCTTAAAAATTATTTAGCCAAAACAGAAAATGAGAAAGGCAAACAAATGATTATTAATTATGCCGAGGCTGTTAGTAAATTAGATAAAGGAAATAAGCTACCGCCTCTTGATATTGTAGATTACAGAAACAACTCTCAAGAACTTAGTGACATAGTAAAAGGACCAACGGTAATTACGTTTTGGTCTAATATGTATTACGATCATTTTAAAACCAGCCATCATAAACTAAAAAGTTTAAAAGCAAAATATCCAGAAGTAACTTTTATAAGTATCAATATTGATAATTATAATGTAAATAAAGCAAGACGCCTATTACAATCTAATGGCTTTGTTAGTGGAAACGAATACTTTTTTAAATCGCCAAAATTAGCATCGGAAGCTTTAGCTATTCATCCAGTAACTAAAACCTTCATAATAAATAAAAACAAAACGATATCTAACGGCAATACTAATATTTTTTATAGCAAGTTTGAAGATCAACTTCTTGGCCTACTCAAAAAATAA
- a CDS encoding ABC-F family ATP-binding cassette domain-containing protein, whose translation MLSVSNLSVQFGKRILFDEVSTTFNNGNCYGIIGANGSGKSTFLKIISGKMEPTSGHVSLEAGKRMSVLEQNHNLYDESTVLETILMGNKPLFDIKTEIDALYADYTDENAEKIGELQVRFEEMDGWNADSNAASMLSNLGIKEEFHYTLMADLDGKQKVRVLLAQALFGNPDVLIMDEPTNDLDYETISWLENFLANYDNCVIVVSHDRHFLDAVCTHISDIDFGKINHYSGNYTFWYESSQLAARQHAQQNKKAEEKKKELEEFIRRFSANVAKSKQATSRKKMIEKLNIGDIRRTSRRYPAIIFDRDREAGDQILNIEGLTASLEGEMLFKNIDLNLAKGDKVVVFSRDSRATTAFYQIINNNEKADSGEFAWGVTTTQSYLPLDNSEFFENDLSLVDWLRQWATTEEEREEVHIRGFLGKMIFSGEEALKKSNVLSGGEKVRCMLSRMMMVRANVLMLDEPTNHLDLESITAFNNSLKNFKGTMLFTTHDHEFAQTVGNRVVELTPNGVIDRYTTFDEYMQDKKIKELRDKMYTVKA comes from the coding sequence ATGTTATCAGTTTCAAATCTTTCTGTTCAATTCGGAAAACGTATTCTATTTGATGAAGTAAGCACGACCTTTAATAATGGCAATTGCTATGGAATCATTGGTGCAAATGGATCTGGGAAATCTACATTTTTAAAGATTATCTCAGGTAAAATGGAGCCAACTTCTGGACATGTTTCCTTAGAGGCAGGTAAGCGTATGTCGGTTTTAGAGCAAAACCACAACCTTTATGATGAGAGTACGGTTTTAGAAACTATTTTAATGGGTAATAAACCATTATTTGATATTAAAACTGAAATTGATGCACTTTATGCTGATTATACAGACGAAAATGCTGAGAAAATAGGAGAACTTCAGGTTAGGTTTGAAGAAATGGATGGTTGGAATGCTGATAGTAATGCCGCTTCTATGTTATCTAACTTGGGTATTAAGGAAGAATTTCATTATACTTTAATGGCCGATTTGGATGGTAAACAAAAAGTGCGTGTATTATTAGCACAAGCTTTATTTGGAAATCCAGATGTACTAATTATGGATGAGCCTACCAATGATTTGGATTACGAAACAATTTCTTGGTTAGAAAACTTTTTGGCCAATTATGATAATTGTGTAATTGTTGTATCGCATGATAGACACTTTTTAGATGCCGTTTGTACGCATATTTCTGATATTGATTTCGGAAAAATTAACCATTATTCTGGTAACTATACTTTCTGGTACGAGTCGTCTCAATTAGCAGCTCGCCAACATGCACAACAAAACAAAAAGGCTGAAGAGAAAAAGAAAGAGTTAGAAGAATTTATTCGTCGTTTTTCTGCAAATGTTGCAAAAAGTAAACAAGCAACAAGTAGAAAAAAGATGATTGAAAAATTAAATATTGGAGATATTAGACGTACAAGTCGTCGTTATCCAGCTATTATTTTTGATCGCGATAGAGAAGCAGGCGATCAAATTTTAAATATAGAAGGTTTAACAGCTTCACTTGAAGGCGAAATGCTTTTTAAAAATATTGATTTAAACTTGGCAAAAGGAGATAAAGTGGTTGTGTTTTCTAGAGATTCTAGAGCAACAACGGCATTTTATCAAATTATAAATAATAATGAAAAAGCTGATTCTGGTGAGTTTGCTTGGGGTGTAACAACTACACAATCTTATTTACCTCTTGATAATAGTGAGTTTTTTGAAAATGATTTAAGTTTAGTAGATTGGCTACGTCAATGGGCTACAACCGAAGAAGAACGTGAAGAAGTACATATTCGTGGTTTTCTAGGTAAAATGATTTTTAGTGGAGAAGAAGCGCTTAAAAAATCGAATGTACTTTCGGGAGGAGAAAAAGTGCGTTGTATGCTTAGTAGAATGATGATGGTGCGTGCAAATGTGCTAATGCTTGATGAGCCAACAAATCATTTAGATCTGGAAAGTATTACAGCTTTTAACAATTCGCTTAAAAACTTTAAAGGTACTATGTTGTTTACAACACACGATCATGAGTTTGCGCAAACTGTTGGTAATAGAGTAGTGGAGTTAACTCCAAACGGTGTTATAGATCGTTACACCACTTTTGATGAATATATGCAAGACAAAAAAATAAAGGAATTACGTGATAAAATGTACACCGTAAAAGCTTAA